The following proteins are co-located in the Longimicrobiaceae bacterium genome:
- a CDS encoding DUF1501 domain-containing protein — protein MDPINRRVFVKSGAMALLAMGLPPAFVTRSLLADTRAAARKKTLICIFQRGAVDGLSMVVPFGEAAYYRGRRSIAIADPSRRSDRGALDLDGFFGMHPSLKPLHELYGRKELAIVHAAGSPSATRSHFEAQDVMETASPDGHARDGWLNRVLGATDCHDCSGRTLADARAHAADHAAGQTGVASLRGVAMGATLPLSLRGAEPTLAIADLERFGVAGGRDDALSETFARMYRTGTGDAVSAAAGEGMEAAAVLRKVDPARYASRPGVEYPAGDFGRSLRQIAQLVKAEVGVEVAFADLSGWDTHVAQGGADGQLARRLDELARGIRALHDDLGERMEDVVILTMSEFGRTVAENGTGGTDHGHANCMMVLGGSVAGGKVYGDWPGLEPAQLYEGRDLKVTTDFRDVFAEVTARHLGATHLDRVFPGYSLDPSKYRRVLR, from the coding sequence TCAACCGGCGCGTCTTCGTGAAGAGCGGCGCCATGGCGCTCCTGGCCATGGGCCTGCCGCCCGCGTTCGTCACCCGTTCGCTGCTCGCCGACACGCGCGCGGCGGCACGGAAGAAGACGCTGATCTGCATCTTCCAGCGCGGCGCGGTGGACGGGCTGAGCATGGTGGTGCCCTTCGGCGAGGCGGCGTACTACCGCGGCCGCCGCTCCATCGCCATCGCCGACCCGTCGCGCCGGAGCGACCGGGGCGCGCTGGACCTGGACGGCTTCTTCGGCATGCACCCCTCGCTGAAGCCGCTGCACGAGCTGTACGGGCGGAAGGAGCTCGCCATCGTGCACGCGGCGGGGTCCCCCAGCGCCACGCGCTCGCACTTCGAAGCGCAGGACGTGATGGAGACCGCCAGCCCGGACGGCCACGCGCGCGACGGCTGGCTGAACCGCGTGCTGGGGGCCACCGACTGCCACGACTGCTCCGGCCGCACGCTGGCCGACGCGCGGGCACACGCCGCCGACCACGCGGCAGGGCAGACCGGCGTGGCCTCGCTCCGCGGCGTGGCGATGGGCGCCACGCTCCCGCTCTCCCTGCGCGGCGCGGAGCCCACGCTGGCCATCGCAGACCTGGAGCGCTTCGGCGTGGCGGGCGGGCGCGACGACGCGCTCTCCGAGACCTTCGCGCGGATGTACCGCACGGGCACCGGTGACGCCGTCTCCGCCGCCGCGGGCGAGGGGATGGAAGCCGCGGCGGTGCTACGGAAGGTGGACCCGGCGCGCTACGCGTCGCGGCCGGGCGTGGAGTACCCGGCGGGCGACTTCGGGCGCTCGCTTCGGCAGATCGCACAGCTGGTGAAGGCCGAAGTGGGCGTGGAGGTCGCCTTCGCGGACCTGAGCGGGTGGGACACGCACGTGGCGCAGGGCGGTGCGGACGGGCAGCTGGCGAGGCGGTTGGACGAGCTTGCACGCGGCATCCGTGCGCTGCACGACGACCTGGGCGAGCGCATGGAAGACGTGGTGATCCTCACGATGAGCGAGTTCGGGCGCACCGTGGCCGAGAACGGCACCGGCGGCACCGACCACGGCCACGCCAACTGCATGATGGTGCTGGGGGGAAGCGTCGCCGGCGGCAAGGTCTACGGCGACTGGCCGGGCCTGGAGCCGGCGCAGCTCTACGAAGGCCGCGACCTGAAGGTGACCACCGACTTCCGCGACGTCTTCGCCGAGGTCACCGCGCGCCACCTGGGCGCCACCCACCTGGACCGCGTCTTCCCCGGCTACTCGCTCGACCCGTCCAAGTATCGCCGCGTGCTGAGATGA
- a CDS encoding zinc ribbon domain-containing protein — protein MTQTTPCPSCGAAAAGRFCAECGVALNAECRDCGTPLLPGARFCNECGRPVAAGTEPVAPARSSSLPWIITGAALVALIAVLLVPKLREPEPAAAAALSSSSQPAAPQGPFAGGQGGPAGDARSVDISSMSPRERADRLFNRVMQNVSTGDTTQARNFLPMAIAAYGMVPDLDADGHYHLAILQLVAGDGKEARAESDSILAKDPKHLFGLFTAAQAEAAMGNASVAKTFYKRFVDLYPSEMARGLPEYKEHAQALPPMKEAAEKALTQ, from the coding sequence ATGACCCAGACCACCCCCTGCCCGTCCTGCGGCGCCGCCGCGGCGGGCCGTTTCTGCGCCGAGTGCGGCGTGGCGCTCAACGCCGAGTGCCGCGACTGCGGTACCCCGCTTCTGCCCGGCGCGCGCTTCTGCAACGAGTGCGGCCGCCCCGTGGCCGCCGGCACCGAGCCCGTGGCGCCGGCCCGCTCGTCGTCGCTGCCGTGGATCATCACCGGCGCGGCGCTGGTGGCGCTCATCGCCGTGCTGCTGGTGCCCAAGCTGCGCGAGCCGGAGCCCGCGGCGGCGGCCGCGCTCTCTTCTTCGTCGCAGCCCGCGGCGCCGCAGGGCCCGTTCGCGGGCGGCCAGGGCGGGCCTGCCGGCGACGCGCGCTCGGTAGACATCTCCAGCATGAGCCCGCGGGAGCGCGCGGACCGGCTGTTCAACCGCGTGATGCAGAACGTCTCCACCGGCGACACCACGCAGGCCCGCAACTTCCTCCCTATGGCGATCGCCGCCTACGGCATGGTGCCCGACCTGGACGCCGACGGGCACTACCACCTCGCCATCCTCCAGCTGGTGGCGGGCGACGGCAAGGAAGCGCGCGCCGAGTCCGACTCCATCCTGGCGAAGGACCCCAAGCACCTCTTCGGCCTCTTCACCGCCGCCCAGGCCGAGGCGGCGATGGGCAACGCCTCGGTGGCGAAGACCTTCTACAAGCGCTTCGTGGACCTCTACCCGTCCGAGATGGCCCGCGGCCTCCCCGAGTACAAGGAGCACGCCCAGGCCCTCCCGCCCATGAAGGAAGCCGCCGAGAAGGCCCTCACGCAGTAG
- a CDS encoding GNAT family N-acetyltransferase gives MSEIAGDANVGSLGSGAIVVETARLVIREFTPGDAEFILRLLNEPSFVANIGDRGVRTVEDAVAYLTGGPIKSYETNGHGLSLVALKETGEPMGMCGLIRREQFADVDVGYAFVPEFWRQGFAAESVLAVMEHGRRALGVGRIIALVSPHNTASARLLEKIGFMLGEPVALQPSGTEVLVYASEPAPSAAAGDASAPDNPSGRSGV, from the coding sequence GTGAGCGAGATTGCCGGAGACGCGAATGTCGGATCGCTGGGGAGCGGGGCGATCGTCGTCGAGACGGCGCGGCTGGTCATCCGCGAGTTCACGCCGGGCGATGCGGAGTTCATCCTGCGGCTGCTGAACGAGCCGTCGTTCGTGGCGAACATCGGCGACCGCGGGGTGCGGACGGTGGAGGATGCCGTCGCGTACCTCACCGGCGGGCCGATCAAGAGCTACGAGACGAACGGCCACGGCCTCTCTCTCGTGGCGCTGAAGGAGACGGGCGAGCCGATGGGGATGTGCGGCCTGATCCGCCGCGAGCAGTTCGCCGACGTGGATGTGGGCTACGCCTTCGTGCCGGAGTTCTGGCGCCAGGGCTTCGCGGCCGAGTCGGTGCTCGCCGTGATGGAGCACGGGCGGCGCGCGCTGGGCGTGGGGCGCATCATCGCGCTGGTGTCGCCGCACAACACCGCTTCCGCGCGGCTGCTGGAGAAGATCGGCTTCATGCTCGGTGAGCCCGTGGCGCTCCAGCCGAGCGGAACAGAGGTGCTGGTGTACGCGTCGGAGCCCGCTCCCTCCGCGGCTGCCGGCGACGCTTCGGCGCCGGACAACCCTTCCGGCCGAAGCGGCGTCTGA